The following proteins are co-located in the Frigidibacter mobilis genome:
- a CDS encoding adenosylcobalamin-dependent ribonucleoside-diphosphate reductase translates to MTRFAAPIAEQIWDMKYRLKEADGTPVDQSVDDTWRRIARSLAAVEAEPELWEGRFYSALEDFKYLPAGRIIAGAGTARSVTLFNCFVMGTIPDSMGGIFDMLKEAALTMQQGGGIGYDFSTIRPRGAEVHGVAADASGPLSFMDVWDAMCRTIMSAGSRRGAMMATMRCDHPDVEQFIEAKQDAARLRMFNLSVLITDPFMEAVKADGSWDLQFKGRIYRTVQARDLWNKIMQATYDFAEPGVIFIDRINRMNNLGYAETIAATNPCGEQPLPPYGACLLGSINMARLVRNPFEAGADLDPEALDDLVRLSIRMMDNVVDASRFPLPQQAEEARAKRRIGLGVTGLADALLMTGLRYGSEEAAAQTEAWMKRIARAAYLASVDLAREKGAFPLFDAEKYLASGNMMQMDEDVREAVRTHGIRNALLTSIAPTGTISLYAGNVSSGIEPVFAYAYKRKVLQKDGSRTEEEVVDYAVKLWRDKFGDAPLPDYFVNAQTLPPLDHVRMQAAAQKWIDSSISKTINCPEDIDVEAFKDVYMAAWDQGCKGCTTYRPNAVTGSVLSVSESTESAPEVDQGAEVVYLTEPLDRPQSLEGATYKLKWPDSEHAIYITINDIVQGTRRRPFEVFINSKNMEHFAWTVALTRMISAVFRRGGDVSFVVEELKAVFDPRGGAWMQGRYVPSILAAIGGVIERHMIATGFLAGEGMGLKSDPQAERMVAGGEAPRGKACPSCGSYALRMVEGCMTCADCGFSKCS, encoded by the coding sequence ATGACCCGCTTCGCCGCCCCCATCGCCGAGCAGATCTGGGACATGAAATACCGCCTGAAAGAGGCGGATGGTACCCCGGTCGATCAATCGGTGGACGACACCTGGCGGCGAATCGCCCGCTCGCTCGCCGCCGTCGAGGCCGAGCCCGAGCTCTGGGAAGGGCGGTTCTATTCCGCACTGGAGGATTTCAAATACCTGCCCGCCGGGCGGATCATCGCCGGCGCCGGCACCGCGCGCAGCGTGACGCTGTTCAACTGCTTCGTCATGGGCACGATTCCCGACAGCATGGGCGGCATCTTCGACATGCTGAAGGAAGCCGCGCTGACCATGCAGCAGGGCGGCGGCATCGGCTATGACTTCTCCACCATCCGCCCGCGCGGCGCCGAGGTGCATGGCGTCGCCGCCGATGCCTCGGGCCCGCTGTCCTTCATGGACGTGTGGGACGCGATGTGCCGCACCATCATGTCGGCGGGCAGCCGCCGCGGCGCGATGATGGCGACCATGCGCTGCGACCATCCCGATGTGGAGCAGTTCATTGAGGCCAAGCAGGACGCCGCCCGCCTGCGCATGTTCAACCTGTCGGTTCTCATCACCGATCCGTTCATGGAGGCGGTGAAGGCCGACGGATCGTGGGATCTGCAGTTCAAGGGCCGGATCTACCGCACCGTTCAGGCGCGCGACCTGTGGAACAAGATCATGCAGGCGACCTATGATTTCGCCGAGCCGGGCGTGATCTTCATCGACCGGATCAACCGTATGAACAACCTCGGCTATGCCGAGACCATCGCCGCGACCAATCCCTGCGGCGAGCAGCCGCTGCCGCCCTATGGCGCCTGCCTCCTTGGCTCCATCAACATGGCGCGGCTGGTCAGGAACCCGTTCGAGGCCGGCGCCGATCTTGACCCCGAGGCGCTCGATGATCTGGTGCGCCTGTCGATCCGCATGATGGATAACGTCGTCGATGCCAGCCGCTTTCCGCTGCCGCAACAGGCGGAGGAGGCCCGCGCCAAGCGCCGGATCGGGCTTGGCGTCACCGGCCTCGCCGATGCGCTGCTGATGACCGGGCTGCGCTACGGCTCCGAAGAGGCCGCGGCGCAGACCGAGGCCTGGATGAAGCGGATTGCGCGGGCTGCCTATCTGGCCTCGGTCGATCTGGCCAGGGAGAAGGGCGCCTTCCCGCTGTTCGATGCCGAGAAGTATCTTGCCAGCGGCAACATGATGCAGATGGACGAGGACGTGCGCGAGGCGGTCCGCACGCATGGCATCCGCAATGCGCTGCTGACCTCGATTGCCCCTACCGGCACCATCAGCCTCTATGCGGGCAATGTGTCCTCGGGCATCGAGCCGGTCTTTGCCTATGCCTACAAACGCAAGGTGCTGCAGAAGGATGGCAGCCGCACCGAAGAGGAAGTGGTCGATTACGCCGTGAAGCTGTGGCGCGACAAGTTCGGCGATGCGCCGCTGCCGGACTATTTCGTCAACGCCCAGACCCTGCCGCCGCTGGACCATGTGCGCATGCAGGCCGCTGCGCAGAAATGGATCGACAGCTCGATCTCCAAGACCATCAACTGCCCCGAGGATATCGACGTCGAGGCGTTCAAGGATGTCTACATGGCGGCCTGGGACCAGGGTTGCAAGGGCTGCACCACCTACCGGCCCAATGCGGTGACCGGCTCGGTGCTCTCGGTGTCGGAATCCACCGAGTCGGCGCCCGAGGTCGATCAGGGCGCCGAGGTGGTCTACCTGACAGAGCCGCTGGACCGCCCACAATCGCTGGAAGGCGCCACCTACAAGCTGAAATGGCCCGACAGCGAGCACGCGATCTACATCACCATCAACGACATCGTGCAGGGCACCCGGCGGCGGCCGTTCGAGGTGTTCATCAACTCCAAGAACATGGAGCATTTCGCCTGGACCGTGGCGCTGACGCGGATGATCTCGGCGGTGTTCCGGCGCGGCGGCGATGTCAGCTTCGTGGTCGAGGAACTGAAGGCGGTGTTCGATCCGCGCGGCGGCGCCTGGATGCAGGGGCGCTATGTGCCCTCGATCCTCGCGGCGATCGGCGGCGTGATCGAGCGGCACATGATCGCCACCGGCTTCCTGGCAGGCGAGGGAATGGGGCTGAAATCCGATCCGCAGGCCGAACGCATGGTCGCGGGCGGCGAAGCCCCGCGCGGCAAGGCCTGCCCGTCCTGCGGCAGCTATGCGCTGCGCATGGTCGAGGGCTGCATGACCTGCGCCGATTGCGGCTTCTCGAAATGCAGCTGA